Genomic DNA from Coregonus clupeaformis isolate EN_2021a chromosome 9, ASM2061545v1, whole genome shotgun sequence:
AGTTTCATTTGTACTGGGCCTTTTGTAAATGTATCAGTAAAAGAACCATAAATAACAATGTCAGCCTTTATCCCAGGAAGACCTTCAGCACACTCTGGCAGTGGACTGTGACAAAAGGCTACTAATGTTTAGTGGCACTATCTGATTCTGTGCACCAGGAGGCAGAGAGCTATGGTGGCTAGGACCTCTGTACCGTATAGAAAACACTGTCTGGGTCCATACTGTCCAGCAGAACTCCATAGCTATAGagtcggacacacacacatacacaggttgCACACAACGGCGAAGTAAATCTTCCAGACCTGTCAACACAGCAGGTCCAGCGACCACACAGAAAGAAGTAAAATTGCCATATGGGAAACTCTTGTACACATACATGGACTTCTCATAGACCAGAGAGAGGACGATACAATGTCTACGTTTGTCTTTAGAAAAAGAAGGTAATTGGTAATTTTACTCATAAATAAAGAGACTATCATGATTTACTTATGTCCAATATGTCTTATTGATTGTCCTCTTATGGAAAGAGCTAGTATGAGGTATACAAATAAAAAATCTGTAATTTGACATATTAGCTTGTTCTAGTTTCTTGCATGCATATTTACCATTCTGAATAGTGAGCTCTGTCTCCTCCAGGCCTGAGCTCAACTGTAGAGAAAGGCCTTGGTGTTGCCTCTGTTTGGCCACCTGTATCTCTCCCTGTACCTGGTCCTCATTCACAGAAAACAGATTGATGGAGAAACAGGTCACTTCTGAACTCCTCTCCATAGTTCCATCTGTAGCAACTCCTGTAATTAGGTTCTGCAGATGGGTTTGGTGGAGGTGGGAGGGGAATTATTActgtataaaaacaaaaaaatcaacACATTTTAGTTTCAATTTAGCtaatatactgaacagaaatataaacgcaatgtgtaaagtgttggtcccatgtttcatgagttaaaataaaagatcccagaaatgttccatacacacaaaaagcttatttctctaaaatgttgtgcacaaatttgtttacatccctgttagtgagcatttctcctttaccaagataatccatccacctgacaggtgtggcatatcaagaagctgattaaacagcatgatcattacacaggtgcaccttgtgctggggacaaaaaaagggcactttaaaatgtgcaacacaatgccacagatgtctcaagttttgagggagcgtgcaattggcatgctgactgcagggatgtccacccaagctgttaccagagaattgaatgtcaaTTTCTCttccataagctgcctccaacgtcattttagagaatttggcagtgcgtccaaccggcctcacaaccgcagaccacgtgtaaccacaccagcccaagacctccacatcaggcttcttcacctgcgggatcgtctgagaccagccacctggaccgctgatgaaactgtgggtttgcacaatatCAACATAACGCTAACATTCCAATAGCTCACTGGCCTGATATTTTTCAATAATCAGTTTCAATAAATTCAATTTTCTAAAGCTCTACTAAAATTATTTGTATTCTAACATGTTCATTACATGTTTATAAACCTTCTGAAAAAAATTTTTATGGGGACTTGTCAGGGTTTGCAATGTAGGCCTTTTTGAGCATTTGTAGTGTTTTTAGATTAATTGCACGTGAGGGAATTGTTTTCACACAATTCTGAAAATATTGTTAATTAGAAAATGCATGCCAAATATATTGCCAAACAAACATTTATTACATTTCTAACAATATTATAATAACACCAACATCTACACATTATCAATTTCATAATGCTGTACAATCTCCCAAAAATGGTCTAAAATTTGATTTCTCCCTGCAATATTTTTGAATGAGTTCATCTAAATTTTGACCTCTGTGACAACAAGTCCTGACCTGTGATGACAATTATCTTTATAACTTAGCTTATGATCGTACTTCCACTTCGGTTTGGTTCTGCTCATCATCTATGTCAAGACACTGAAGAAGAATAGCCTGTATATGCTCCATATATATTGCAAATGTCAAAATTATATGATTCAAAACACATTTTAATTCACAATTCATTTCACAAGTAATAATCCTATTTGGCTGAAGCAATCATCTGTGAGAAGGTAAGAGCACACTAATACCtgaattttctcctttcccccttctgataaccaggtggcgaatcgcatctctgcatgtctggcagacatatcagtgtggatgtcggatcaccacctcaagctgaacctcggcaagacggagctgctcttcctcccggggaaggactgcccgctccatgatctcgccatcacggttgacaactccattgtgtcctcctcccagagtgcaaagaaccttggcgtgaccctggacaacaccctgtcgttctccgctaacatcaaagcagtgacccgatcctgcaggttcatgctctacaacattcgcagagtacgaccctaccttacacagaaaacggcacaggtcctaatccaggcacttgtcatctcctgtctggattactgcaactcgctgttggctgggctccctgcctgtgccattaaacccctacaacttatccagaacgctgcagcccatctggtgtttgaccttcccaagttctctcatgtcaccccgctcctccgcacactccactggcttccagttgaggcttgcatctactacaagaccatggtgcttgcctacggagctgtgaggggaacggcacctcctaccttcaggctctgatcagaccctacacccaaacgagggcactacctacgttcatccacctctggcctgctagctcccctacctctacggaagcacagttcccgctcagcccagtcaaagctatttgctgctctggcaccccaatggtggaacaagctcccccacgacgccaggacagcgaagtcactgaccaccttccggagacacttgaaaccctacctctttaaggaatacctggaatagtataaagtaatccttctacccccccataaaaaaaagagcatctgctaaatgatgtaaatgtaaaatgtaaatgtaatgtaaatgaatgtGGAAAACATCCAGCTTGTTCCAACTACCTGATTTAGAAGCTGACTGGACTGACATCACCACTTCCTGCAGGGTGACACCCAGTGGAGAACTGTGGCAACGACAGAAAAGTTCCTGAAGACACTGGAGCTCAAAGTGGAAGAATATAAAAGCTGTGAAACTCCCACTACTGAGACAGAAACCAACACAACCAACACTGAATACACGGTATCATCTCAGAGCAAGGGGACTCAACATTAACACTGACTGAAGATGCTGTGCTCCCAAATATTCCAGTCTTCCCTCAGCCCATTGATGGACTTCTACTGGCCTGTGTGTAGTCTTTGGCCAGAGGTTCAACCTCTTTTCTGCCAGCGGGATCTACTGCAGAGAAACATGCTGGAGCTCAAGAGCAGGCTGGAGCTGATGGAGAAACTTCAGCAGCACATCTTTGAGGAGATGGACTATGTCCCAGCCTCTGTGGTCATCCAACCAGTCTCCTACACactggagaaagagggagagggctTTGCCCTGACACTGGAGACTAAAGACTTCTCCCCAGAGGAGCTGTCTGTCAAGCAGGTGGGCAGGAAGCTGAGAGTCAGTGGGAAGACAGAGAAGAAGCAGGATGATAGGGAAGGCTCTTACTCTTACAGATGCCAGGAGTTCAGACAGGAGTTTTATCTGCATGAAGGGGTGAATCCTGAGACAGTCACCTGCTCCCTGGATCATGATGGGAAGCTCCACATTGAGGCTCCAAAGAATCCATTATCTGCTGAGGAGGAGGTGACTGAGAGAGTGGTGCCCATCAACTGTAGCATGGATGTGAAGACGCCACAATTCCTCAGCTCACAGACAGAGGACAGCACCACAGAGGACAGCACCACAGAGGACAGCACCACAGAGGACAGCACCACAGAGGACAGCACCACAGAGGGAAGCACCACAGAGGACAGCACCACAGAGGGAAGCACCACAGAGGGAAGCACCACAGACCCACAGGAGAAACAACAGAACACTATTTCCACATAAGGACTGATCATATTATTATGCTAATTTCTATTTGACTGGATGTTACATTttctaatatatatttttcatgttAAGATACTGtatgcatttacattttatatCTTGTAACAATCAGTCTGAGATGCtatttaatttaatcaataaAATCTATACTTTTACACAATATTGCAGTCGTTATCAACTCTTCAATGAATATCAACATAACGAGAATCAATAACAGGGCTTAAGGCTGGCCTAAAGATTTTCACTGTCTTCTTTATAGAATGTCTTGGttttcaaatgaattatctaaatATCATGATATGTTTAGATACAATGTGTAGTTTTGTTACACAATAAAATGTTCAATATACTTTGTGGCAGACCAGGGGCctcatgtacaaagacttgcgttGAATTCATACTAAAACATTGCGTATGGACAAAGCCA
This window encodes:
- the LOC121574220 gene encoding heat shock protein 30-like; this translates as MLCSQIFQSSLSPLMDFYWPVCSLWPEVQPLFCQRDLLQRNMLELKSRLELMEKLQQHIFEEMDYVPASVVIQPVSYTLEKEGEGFALTLETKDFSPEELSVKQVGRKLRVSGKTEKKQDDREGSYSYRCQEFRQEFYLHEGVNPETVTCSLDHDGKLHIEAPKNPLSAEEEVTERVVPINCSMDVKTPQFLSSQTEDSTTEDSTTEDSTTEDSTTEDSTTEGSTTEDSTTEGSTTEGSTTDPQEKQQNTIST